The segment TCGCGCGGTTGGCCCGCCGCGGATTGCTTATCAAGGGCCTGCGCCTGCCGGCCATCGGCGCGCGTGACGTTCGCCTGAATCTCGTGCCGGTCGATTTCGTCGTCGGCGCGACGGTGCGCATCGCCACGCGCGACGACGCTGTCGGAAAGACGTTTCAACTGGCGGATCCGGCGCCGATGACGCTGGGCGAATTCGCCGCCGCGCTCGCGAAGTGCTTTTCGCTCGGCGAACCGTTTGGCACGCTGCCGATCGGTGTCGTGCGGCTGTTGATGCGCACACCCGGCCTGCGGCGCCTTCTAGACGGGCAGGAAGAGGCGCTCGTCTATATGGAAGTGCACGCCGCGTACGATACGCGCAACACGGACGAGGCGCTCGCCGCGACAAATTACGCGCGCCCCGACATCCGCGAATACCTGCCGAACATCGTGGAATACGTGCGCCGCCGGCTCGATGGCGCGCGCGGCGCGATGTATTAAAACGCGCGGCGGTTTGTGGTAAATCATTCGCCGTTTGCGCGCCCGGCGTGGCGCGCCGGGAGAAGCATTCGATGGCACGAAAAACGTTGCGTTTGAATCCGCGCGCCTCGCTGCGCAAGAGTGTCGTGACCGGCCCGCGAGCGGTCCTGCAGGTCGGCCGAAACGACCCCTGTCCGTGCGGCAGCGGCGAGAAATACAAGAACTGCTGCATCAACAAGGGCGACGCGTTTTTGCGAAAGATGGCGGACAAGGTCGCCAAGGAACAGGCCAAGGCACAAAAGGCGGCCCTGAAAGCCGGGAAGGCGACATAGGTGCCGCCACGCTCAACGCCCTGACATCGCGGCTGTGGTCCATTGGCGCGCTCGCGCTGGGACTGCCGTTTGTCGTGCACGGGGCGTACGCGTCGAACTTCCACTCGGCCGGGATCATCGCCCAGCTCGCGCTCGTGTTCGGGGCCGCGGCCGCGCTACGTGCGCGGGCCGTTCGGCGGATTCGCGCCTTTGCGTTTGTCGCGCTTGCATCGGCGCTTGTCGCGTCGGTGGGCGTGATGTCGGACATCGGCCGCGCGGACGCGCGCCGTCGCGGGAGCGCCGCCATCGTGCAGATGCGCGAAACGCTTGCGGCCGTTCCCCCCGCACTATTCGAATCGACGCAACCGGGCGACACCGCATATGCCGATATCCGCGCGCGGCTCGCCAGGGAGACGGGCGACGCGCGTTTGCTGCCGGCGAAAGATCCGTGGTTCGCGCGTTATCGGCTGGACCGCGACGGCGACGCCTGGCGTCTTCGTTCGTCCGGCCCGGACCGGCGCTGGGATACGCCAGACGACCTGGCCGTCGGCGTGAGGTCCGAGTCCGGAGGCGTGGCGATTTCCGGCTCCTTGTCGCCGTCGTGATTTCGGCGGACAGTTCCGCCCGGTCATGACCGCTTCTCGCGCCTTCCGATCGATTATCGGCTTCGCGTTGCTGTTCGCGCCGGCGGGCGTCGCCTTGCTCGCGGATTCGCCGCGCGTCGTCACCGCGATCGCATGGATTTGGAGCGTCGTCGCGCTCTGCGCGGCATGGCTGACGCGAGGACCGCGAACGCAGCGCGCCGACCGCCTCCGCGCTCTTTCGCCTCGCACGGCCATCGTCGTCGCCGCCGTCGCGGGCATGTTGATTCTTGGGAGCGTCGGCCTCATCGCCGCGAACGCGGACAACCGCGCCGCAAGCCTGCCGCTTGCCGCCGTATTTTTTGGCGTGTCGCTTCTCGCGTTCGGATTTCCGGGACTGCGCCTTCGTGTCGTCACGGCCGGCCTTGCGGGTTCTGCTCTCGCCGCGATGTTATCGATCGGCTTCATCGAACCGGAACCCGCCATCGACATCGGACGATCGCGTGCCGGCGCGCTTGCCGCGGTTGTATTTCCTTTGGCGTTGTTTTTCGTCGTGCGTCTCCGGTATGCGTTTCGTGCATACACTCCGGTCATCTTTCTTGGGCTCGTGGGTTGCGTCGTCTTTCTCGAGGCGGGCTTGCGTCTTGACGGCGCCCTGACCGAGCCGCGCCACATGCAGCGCGACGATGGCTGGGACCGCTATCGCCGAGCGCGTCTCGGCAACGCGATTCCACCGAACGTGCTGAAGTCGCGGCCGGAGGGCTGGTCCGTCGCGCTGGGATTCACGGGTTGGCGCGATTACGGGCCGGTCGAAAAGGCGGTCGGCGTATTTCGCATCGTGGCGATCGGCGGATCGTCAACCGAGGGGCTTGGCGTCGATCGCGAGGAAGACACGTGGCCGTATCGACTCGAACAGCAGCTCCGGGCGGAAAGCGGATCGGGCTACGAAGTCTTCAACGCGGGGCGCAGCGGCGATACGTCGTTTCAACTGCTGATGAATTTGAAGCACGAGATCGTGCGCTACGAACCCGACCTCGTCATCGTGTACGCGGGATACAACGATGCGACCCTCGGCAACGAAATCCCCGTTCGCCGCATGTTCGAGATCACGAAAAATCTGCCGTCGGACACGGACGCCGAAACCTTTCGCCGCGTCATCGCGCAGGAAGCGCGGCGGGCGCGGGCGGGCGAGTCGCCGGTCAATCGCGCCCGCGCGTGGATGTCTCGATTCGCCACGTACCGCGCGATGGCCGGGCCGATCGTGAAAGCGCGGCACGCCGCGTTGCCCGAAGCGGAAGAGGCGATGTTCGAATATCTCGAGCCGGCGGTCTCGGAAGCGGAATACGCGGAAAATCTGCGGGAGATGATCGCGATCGCCCGAGAGCGTGATTTTAAGATCGCGCTCGTCGCGGAGGCCTCGACATCCGCGGTCGAACGATATCATGCCGTCATGCGACGCACGGCAAAAGCCGAAGCCGTGCCTTTTCTTGACGCCGTGGCCGCGCTTGGGGCGTGCGAGCGGCCGATTGGCGAGTTGCTGATCGACGACGTGCATTTCAACCCGGGCGGGGCCGCGTGTTTTGCGCGCGTGCTCGAAGCGTTTCTTGACGCCGAAAGGCTGCTGACGCCGCTTGATTGACCCCCCTGATTGCGAAATGATGCCCGTAACGTTTGATGGAAGGAGAACGATTGATGTCAAAGGGTGTTGTTTGTATCGCGGCGTATCGGCCGCGCGAGGGCAAGGAAAACGAGTTGAAAATGCTGCTCGGGCAGCATCTTCCGCTTTTGCGCAAGGAAGGCTTTGCCACGCTGCGTCCGCCTTTGTACCTGCGCTCGAACGCCGACGGCGCGTGGATGGAGATCTTCGAGTGGGTGGAGGAAACTTCCGGCGACAAGGCCAACGAAAATCCCGCGGTGAAAGCGCTGTGGAATCGCATGGCGGAAGCCGCCGAGTTCATTCCGATGAACGCGCTTGCGGAGGCCGGAATGCCGTTCCCGCGTTTCGAGCCGATGCACGGAGTGGTTTGCAAGTAGTCTCGCCGACACCCACGCCGCCGCCGGCCCGTTCCGGTTCGCGCCGTTTGCCACGCGCATGAACGGCGGCGCGCGCCGGCTGGCGGCGCCTTTGGGGAGCAGTGCGGCGGTTCTGCTATTCGCTTTCGCCGCGGGTTTGGCGCGGCGCTTTCTTTTTGCGCCGGCGGATGATGAAAGCGCGTTTGTTTTTATCGATCGTATCGCCGGCGCGCTACTGGTCTGCCTCGCCGCGGGCATCTTTGAGCGTTTCGTCATCACGAAGGACGCGCCCATTCCCGGCGGACCAACGGCGCTTTTCGTACCGCTATTTCTCGTTGCGGCGCAGGATCCGCCGCCCATCGTCGCGGCCATCTTCGGCGCCTGGACGGCCACGGCCCTTGTCGTGCGCTGGTTTGATATTCGGCGCGACCCCGAGGGCGGTCGGCGCGCAGGCATCGCCGTTTGGGCATCGATCCTCGTTGCGTTCGCCGTGTTGTCGTTCGCATTCGTTGACAACGACGATCCGGTGCGGGCCTGGCGATCGCGCGCGGGCATTTTTGTTGCCGTCATGCCCGCGGTCGCGGCATATGCCTTGTTCCGGCGGCGGCATTCGATCGCTTGGCCGCAGGCCGTGCTGCTCCTGGCCGTTATCGCGTCGATCGTGTCCTTCGAAGCCGGCCTGCGCATCGACGGGTACTTTTCGGAGTTGCGCCACGTGATGCCGGCGAACGACGGCGAAGGGGGGGCCATCATTTTCGGTAACCCGATCCCGGCGGGTGTCCTGAAATTGCAGCCGGGAGGATGGCATGTTCGCCTGGGCTTGAGCCATCGTTGGCGCGAACAGGTGCCGTCGATAGTGAAGGGGCGCAACGTCTTTCGCATCGTCGCGCTTGGCAGTTCCTCGACGAAGGGTGACGGGATCGATCGCGAGCAGGATACCTGGCCGTGGATCCTTCAGGAGCGATTGCGCGGGCGCGGAAGCGGACGCACCATCGAGGTGTTGAACGCCGGGCAAAGCGCGGCGACGTCGTTTCACATGCTC is part of the bacterium genome and harbors:
- a CDS encoding SGNH/GDSL hydrolase family protein, with product MTASRAFRSIIGFALLFAPAGVALLADSPRVVTAIAWIWSVVALCAAWLTRGPRTQRADRLRALSPRTAIVVAAVAGMLILGSVGLIAANADNRAASLPLAAVFFGVSLLAFGFPGLRLRVVTAGLAGSALAAMLSIGFIEPEPAIDIGRSRAGALAAVVFPLALFFVVRLRYAFRAYTPVIFLGLVGCVVFLEAGLRLDGALTEPRHMQRDDGWDRYRRARLGNAIPPNVLKSRPEGWSVALGFTGWRDYGPVEKAVGVFRIVAIGGSSTEGLGVDREEDTWPYRLEQQLRAESGSGYEVFNAGRSGDTSFQLLMNLKHEIVRYEPDLVIVYAGYNDATLGNEIPVRRMFEITKNLPSDTDAETFRRVIAQEARRARAGESPVNRARAWMSRFATYRAMAGPIVKARHAALPEAEEAMFEYLEPAVSEAEYAENLREMIAIARERDFKIALVAEASTSAVERYHAVMRRTAKAEAVPFLDAVAALGACERPIGELLIDDVHFNPGGAACFARVLEAFLDAERLLTPLD
- a CDS encoding SGNH/GDSL hydrolase family protein translates to MNGGARRLAAPLGSSAAVLLFAFAAGLARRFLFAPADDESAFVFIDRIAGALLVCLAAGIFERFVITKDAPIPGGPTALFVPLFLVAAQDPPPIVAAIFGAWTATALVVRWFDIRRDPEGGRRAGIAVWASILVAFAVLSFAFVDNDDPVRAWRSRAGIFVAVMPAVAAYALFRRRHSIAWPQAVLLLAVIASIVSFEAGLRIDGYFSELRHVMPANDGEGGAIIFGNPIPAGVLKLQPGGWHVRLGLSHRWREQVPSIVKGRNVFRIVALGSSSTKGDGIDREQDTWPWILQERLRGRGSGRTIEVLNAGQSAATSFHMLMNLEHEIVRYKPDLVIVYAGYNDTAYGSELSARRLFEIAAKLGPDISAEDYRRVIADEMARSSERGKAIRRMGIWLNEFSTYRLMARFVTGMRNTMMPAPSVAVLDHLPQSVSETEFGENLGEMAAIARAHGFAIVFAAEASVPGLPRYQSVMRRVANETGTPFLDARSGVGRCGKLFDELFLDDVHLTAAGHACLAEILDCFLVEHGLVADAGVIARREAVLP